A window from Roseburia sp. 499 encodes these proteins:
- a CDS encoding spore maturation protein, with amino-acid sequence MNFLLFLSDAIIPLLIFCIVGYGLFNKHNIYDDFIKGAKDGFETVIGIMPTLIGLMIGVGILRASGFLDFLASLLGHITEPLRFPAALVPVSIVKMFSSSAATGLVLDIFKEYGPDSYYGTITSIMMSCTETIFYTMSVYFMSAKVQKTRYTLVGALFTTLIGTIASVILAGFL; translated from the coding sequence ATGAACTTTCTCCTTTTTCTCTCTGATGCTATTATTCCGCTGTTAATTTTTTGTATTGTAGGATACGGTCTTTTCAATAAACACAACATCTATGATGACTTTATCAAAGGTGCCAAGGACGGCTTCGAAACAGTCATTGGCATTATGCCAACCTTAATCGGACTTATGATTGGCGTAGGCATTCTACGAGCCTCCGGTTTTTTGGACTTTCTCGCCTCACTCCTTGGACACATTACGGAACCTTTGCGTTTTCCGGCTGCACTGGTTCCCGTTTCCATTGTAAAAATGTTTTCTTCTTCTGCTGCCACCGGACTGGTGTTGGATATTTTCAAAGAATACGGTCCCGATTCCTACTACGGTACCATTACCTCTATTATGATGAGCTGCACCGAAACCATTTTTTATACTATGAGCGTTTATTTTATGAGTGCAAAAGTACAAAAAACTCGTTACACGCTGGTCGGTGCTCTTTTTACCACTTTGATAGGAACCATTGCAAGTGTCATTCTTGCCGGATTTCTATAA
- a CDS encoding type IV toxin-antitoxin system AbiEi family antitoxin domain-containing protein, whose amino-acid sequence MGEGQQEKRNALIEKIQAEMERNGGLLRTSQLYELDMDYRKIQKFVEEGILERVKNGCYGMGFSNQPEEDMVAELFSDGVLCMESALYYQGYITVRPAYWHIAVDKNTSKSRFKMEYPLVQPYYAEPEVLKLGVEKVSVGSKEMWIYNKERMICDCLKFEEKLERSVMQQAILMYLREPEKDIQRLMEYARERKVTQKVQNRIGVWL is encoded by the coding sequence ATGGGAGAAGGACAACAAGAAAAAAGGAACGCTTTGATTGAAAAAATTCAGGCGGAAATGGAACGTAATGGGGGATTGTTACGAACATCCCAACTTTATGAATTGGATATGGACTACCGCAAAATACAAAAGTTTGTAGAAGAAGGAATTTTAGAACGTGTAAAAAACGGTTGTTATGGAATGGGATTTTCCAATCAGCCGGAAGAGGATATGGTAGCAGAATTATTTTCGGATGGTGTACTGTGTATGGAAAGCGCACTTTATTATCAGGGCTACATTACAGTGCGCCCTGCTTATTGGCATATTGCTGTGGATAAAAATACATCCAAGTCTCGGTTTAAAATGGAGTATCCATTGGTACAGCCCTATTATGCAGAACCGGAGGTGCTTAAACTGGGTGTGGAAAAAGTATCTGTCGGAAGCAAAGAAATGTGGATATATAATAAAGAAAGAATGATTTGTGATTGCTTGAAGTTTGAAGAAAAGCTGGAGCGCAGTGTCATGCAGCAGGCAATTTTGATGTATCTTAGGGAACCGGAAAAAGATATTCAACGGTTAATGGAATATGCAAGAGAACGGAAGGTTACCCAGAAGGTGCAGAATAGAATTGGGGTGTGGCTGTAA
- a CDS encoding D-alanyl-D-alanine carboxypeptidase family protein, giving the protein MKKSKKWIGLLLGAVSLFQINILPVQAEAYWPEGPTIAGDSAIVMEASTGTVLYEKNSHQELYPASITKIMTALLAVENSSLDEQVTFSANAVYKTEGSGIWRDVDEVMTMKECLYALMLESANECAYAIAEHVGGNYDTFVQMMNDKATELGCQNTHFNNPHGLPDESHHTSAYDMALISRAALQNETFRLITSTKRYTIPATNKHAEETYLSNHHKMLNNWKGDSSYLYEGCIGGKTGYTTAANSTLVTFAERDGMTLICVVMNEESPNHYVDTTNLLNYCFENFQLWNVAENENNYTSDKTENKIFANEESFLSIDPQGFVVLPKAAGFTDAVPEIKEDTKAEDKVGTIQYTYADRNVGGADIKINGAKVSQFPFEKEDASDNEKKVVHINTKYILIGILVVILLVGIGFGIYHFADNFYLIRYKLMSKRQKGFKEIKQRKRRRKKR; this is encoded by the coding sequence ATGAAAAAAAGCAAGAAATGGATTGGTTTGCTGCTTGGTGCAGTAAGTCTTTTTCAGATAAATATATTGCCGGTACAGGCAGAAGCCTACTGGCCGGAAGGACCAACAATTGCAGGAGATTCTGCTATTGTTATGGAGGCTTCTACAGGAACCGTATTATATGAGAAAAATTCACATCAGGAACTATATCCGGCAAGTATTACGAAGATTATGACAGCTCTTTTGGCAGTTGAAAATAGTAGTTTAGATGAGCAGGTTACTTTTTCTGCAAATGCAGTTTATAAGACAGAAGGTTCCGGTATTTGGCGTGATGTAGACGAAGTCATGACCATGAAGGAATGCTTGTATGCATTAATGTTGGAATCAGCAAATGAATGTGCATATGCAATTGCAGAGCACGTGGGTGGTAACTATGATACGTTTGTTCAGATGATGAATGATAAAGCAACTGAATTAGGATGTCAGAATACACATTTTAATAATCCACATGGGTTACCGGATGAAAGCCATCATACCAGTGCTTATGATATGGCATTGATTTCAAGAGCTGCATTGCAGAATGAGACGTTTCGCCTGATTACCAGTACAAAGAGATATACCATTCCTGCAACAAATAAGCATGCAGAAGAGACATACTTAAGTAATCATCATAAAATGTTAAATAACTGGAAAGGTGATTCGAGTTATCTTTATGAGGGATGTATTGGAGGAAAAACGGGTTATACTACTGCCGCAAACAGTACTTTAGTTACTTTTGCAGAAAGAGACGGAATGACATTAATTTGTGTGGTAATGAATGAAGAGTCACCAAATCATTATGTGGATACTACGAATCTTTTGAATTACTGCTTTGAAAACTTTCAACTTTGGAATGTGGCAGAGAATGAAAATAATTATACATCGGACAAAACAGAAAATAAGATTTTTGCCAATGAAGAATCCTTTCTTTCTATAGATCCACAAGGATTTGTTGTACTTCCAAAGGCGGCAGGCTTTACAGATGCAGTTCCGGAAATAAAAGAGGATACCAAGGCTGAGGATAAAGTGGGAACCATTCAGTATACTTATGCAGATCGAAATGTTGGTGGTGCAGATATTAAAATCAACGGAGCTAAGGTATCACAGTTCCCGTTTGAAAAGGAAGATGCTTCTGATAACGAGAAAAAAGTTGTGCACATTAATACGAAATATATTTTAATTGGAATTTTAGTTGTAATATTGCTGGTAGGAATTGGATTTGGAATTTACCATTTTGCAGACAACTTTTATCTCATTCGGTACAAATTGATGTCAAAACGGCAAAAAGGGTTTAAGGAAATAAAGCAAAGAAAGCGAAGACGAAAAAAAAGATGA
- the trmB gene encoding tRNA (guanosine(46)-N7)-methyltransferase TrmB has product MRLRNIPGSREVIAENKWCIQEPEQQKGHWHEAFGNDHPIYIEIGMGKGQFLTTLAKQNPNINYVGIEKYSSVLLRGLQKMEEEPLENVRFIRMDAETICDVFDKDEVSKIYLNFSDPWPKDRHAKRRLTSRQFFARYDKILKKDGVVEFKTDNVDLFDFSLEEIKEANWNLDAFTRDLHHDSAMNEGNVMTEYEERFSSMGNPIHKLIASR; this is encoded by the coding sequence ATGAGATTAAGAAATATACCAGGTTCTCGAGAAGTCATTGCAGAAAATAAATGGTGTATCCAAGAACCGGAACAACAAAAGGGACATTGGCATGAAGCTTTTGGGAATGACCATCCTATCTATATCGAAATCGGTATGGGAAAAGGACAATTTTTGACAACTCTTGCCAAACAAAATCCTAACATTAATTATGTAGGTATTGAAAAATACTCTAGCGTACTTTTACGTGGACTTCAGAAAATGGAAGAAGAACCATTGGAAAATGTTCGTTTTATCCGCATGGATGCAGAAACTATTTGTGACGTTTTTGATAAAGATGAAGTATCTAAAATTTACCTGAACTTTTCCGATCCTTGGCCAAAAGACCGTCATGCAAAGCGTCGTCTGACTTCCCGTCAGTTCTTCGCCCGCTATGATAAGATTTTGAAAAAAGATGGTGTAGTAGAATTTAAAACAGATAATGTAGATTTGTTTGATTTTTCTTTAGAAGAAATAAAAGAGGCCAACTGGAATCTTGATGCTTTTACTCGCGATCTTCATCATGATTCTGCTATGAACGAAGGTAATGTTATGACAGAATATGAAGAAAGATTTTCTTCTATGGGAAATCCAATTCACAAACTGATAGCATCCCGATAA
- the pepT gene encoding peptidase T produces MKVQERLLKYVSYWTTSEDNKDVIPSTDRQFVLADVLAEELKELGLEQVKRDEHCYVYGLLPATKGYENKKAMGFIAHMDTAPSFSGKDIKPQIIENYDGKDVVLPGNGDVIKVSDFPHLTSLKGRTLITTDGTTLLGADDKAGIADILTAVEEVIAEKVPHGDIWIGFTPDEEVGAGADLFDLDYFKAEYAYTVDGDYEGEVAYENFNAASAHFTIRGVNVHPGSAKDIMVNAASIACEIQSLLPEQETPEHTEGREGFYHLDEMHGDVNEAHLDYIVRDHDSEMFEKRQQVLRKIEGKMNQKYGAGTVTLKLTESYRNMLEVIEKNFFVVENAKKAIQAVGLEPISLPVRGGTDGARLSFMGLPCPNLGTGGYAFHGPKEHVTVEGMETVVKIIKEIIKNPVDK; encoded by the coding sequence ATGAAAGTACAAGAAAGACTTTTAAAATATGTATCATATTGGACTACATCAGAAGATAATAAGGATGTAATTCCAAGTACAGACAGACAGTTTGTGTTGGCAGATGTGCTGGCAGAAGAATTAAAGGAACTGGGGCTGGAACAGGTGAAACGTGATGAGCATTGCTATGTTTATGGATTACTTCCGGCTACCAAGGGATATGAAAACAAAAAGGCAATGGGATTTATTGCACATATGGATACCGCACCTTCTTTTTCCGGGAAGGATATTAAGCCACAGATAATAGAAAACTATGATGGTAAGGATGTGGTATTACCCGGAAACGGTGATGTGATAAAGGTATCTGATTTTCCGCATCTTACTTCTTTAAAGGGAAGAACACTGATTACTACGGATGGAACAACACTTCTGGGTGCAGACGATAAGGCAGGAATTGCGGATATTTTAACAGCGGTAGAAGAAGTGATTGCAGAAAAGGTTCCACATGGAGATATCTGGATTGGATTTACACCGGATGAAGAAGTAGGTGCCGGAGCGGATTTATTTGATTTGGATTATTTTAAAGCAGAATATGCATATACTGTGGATGGTGATTATGAGGGAGAAGTTGCTTACGAGAACTTTAATGCAGCTTCTGCACATTTTACCATTCGGGGAGTCAATGTGCATCCGGGATCTGCGAAAGATATTATGGTAAATGCGGCATCCATTGCTTGTGAGATACAGAGTCTGCTTCCGGAACAGGAAACACCGGAGCATACAGAAGGACGGGAAGGATTCTATCATTTGGATGAAATGCATGGAGATGTAAATGAAGCGCATCTTGACTATATTGTAAGAGACCATGACAGTGAAATGTTTGAAAAACGTCAGCAGGTTCTTCGAAAAATCGAGGGAAAAATGAATCAAAAATATGGTGCAGGTACGGTAACGCTGAAGTTAACAGAAAGCTATCGTAATATGTTAGAAGTAATTGAGAAGAACTTTTTTGTAGTGGAAAATGCAAAGAAAGCAATACAGGCAGTCGGATTGGAACCAATTTCACTTCCGGTAAGAGGAGGAACAGATGGAGCAAGATTAAGCTTCATGGGGTTGCCTTGTCCGAATCTTGGAACAGGTGGATATGCATTCCATGGACCAAAAGAGCATGTGACAGTAGAAGGAATGGAAACAGTTGTTAAGATTATCAAGGAAATTATTAAGAATCCTGTGGATAAGTAA
- a CDS encoding GNAT family N-acetyltransferase: protein MDKIEIIELENINREDALKIMILELENEIKNSQYILSRNIKQEERQFSIILDNVINNTIGKAILLNGKLAGFLAFFGPKDNFFGNCKGAFSPLGYSAFGSSNREKIASILIEYCIEELYKNGITHMALSRYANDDEVGRILNLSSFGMRCSDAIMLVENYKYESDNKGNKVIRFEILNGKRRLEIQELDQALTKHLLASPCCFISKDTDLENLVSDNEKEVIAAYIENDIVGYMTLTHGGETYLSEYDNVRSICGCYVKPEFRHMGIAKALLDEVVEHVAKQGYTYLGTDYETINPTALRFWTKYFAPYTYSYIRRLDERILERYSLT from the coding sequence ATGGATAAAATAGAAATAATTGAATTAGAGAATATAAATCGTGAAGATGCACTTAAAATAATGATTCTTGAACTGGAAAATGAGATAAAAAATTCTCAATATATTTTATCTAGAAACATTAAACAGGAAGAAAGACAGTTTTCAATAATTCTGGATAATGTAATAAATAATACAATTGGGAAAGCAATATTATTAAATGGTAAATTAGCTGGCTTTCTCGCATTTTTCGGACCAAAAGATAATTTTTTTGGAAATTGTAAAGGTGCATTTTCACCACTCGGATATAGTGCATTCGGTTCATCGAATCGTGAAAAAATTGCATCTATTCTAATAGAATATTGTATAGAAGAACTTTATAAAAATGGTATAACACATATGGCATTATCAAGATATGCCAATGATGATGAAGTAGGAAGAATTTTGAATTTAAGTAGTTTTGGAATGCGATGTTCAGATGCGATAATGTTGGTGGAGAATTACAAATATGAATCTGATAATAAAGGTAACAAGGTGATTCGTTTTGAGATTCTTAATGGGAAAAGACGATTGGAAATTCAAGAGTTGGATCAAGCATTAACGAAACATTTATTAGCAAGTCCCTGCTGTTTCATTTCAAAAGATACCGATTTGGAAAATTTAGTAAGTGACAATGAAAAAGAGGTTATTGCTGCATATATTGAAAATGACATTGTAGGATATATGACATTGACTCATGGTGGAGAAACTTATTTGTCCGAGTATGATAATGTGAGAAGTATTTGTGGTTGTTATGTAAAACCAGAATTTCGACATATGGGAATTGCAAAAGCATTGTTGGATGAAGTGGTTGAGCATGTTGCAAAGCAGGGATATACCTATTTGGGGACTGATTATGAAACAATTAATCCAACTGCATTGCGTTTTTGGACGAAATATTTTGCACCATATACATATTCGTACATACGAAGATTAGATGAAAGAATCTTAGAAAGGTATTCCTTGACTTAG
- a CDS encoding 4Fe-4S double cluster binding domain-containing protein, with protein MINIGNYEIKEIVYSLGADLCGVACIERFNNAPKGFHPLDVLPSCKSVISFAVHFPVGALKCETPVPYTRIRNSLTPKMDAIALNLCIELEKRGIVSVPIPTNESLWDEKTNRWRSIISQKHVAQAAGIGRIGRHSLLITKQFGSMVWLGSVLCEAEIEPDEMIEDIYIHCNRCVQVCPANALENEEINQSVCWDNAFGDDEATKTWVISCHKCRDICPYNLGTENKFI; from the coding sequence ATGATAAATATCGGTAATTATGAAATAAAAGAAATTGTATATTCTTTAGGTGCTGATTTGTGTGGTGTTGCCTGCATAGAGAGATTTAACAATGCACCAAAGGGATTTCATCCATTAGATGTATTGCCAAGTTGTAAATCTGTAATATCGTTTGCTGTTCATTTTCCTGTAGGAGCACTTAAATGTGAGACACCAGTTCCATATACTCGTATACGAAATTCACTCACACCTAAAATGGATGCAATAGCATTGAATTTATGCATTGAACTTGAGAAAAGAGGAATAGTGTCAGTGCCTATTCCAACAAATGAAAGTTTGTGGGATGAGAAGACAAATAGATGGCGTTCAATTATTTCACAGAAGCACGTAGCACAAGCGGCTGGAATAGGAAGAATAGGAAGACATTCATTACTAATTACCAAACAATTTGGTAGCATGGTATGGTTAGGAAGTGTTTTGTGTGAGGCAGAAATCGAACCAGATGAGATGATAGAGGATATATATATCCATTGCAACAGATGTGTACAAGTATGTCCTGCTAATGCACTGGAAAATGAAGAGATAAATCAGTCAGTGTGTTGGGATAATGCTTTTGGCGATGATGAAGCAACTAAGACATGGGTTATTTCGTGCCATAAGTGCCGAGACATTTGTCCCTATAATTTAGGTACAGAGAATAAGTTTATCTAA
- a CDS encoding DinB family protein, whose translation MNELCMIIKDAVKPNFINIRTSIQTYNRDDLCCGRPCWRWAYHALHSADKWFINPFDYNEPEFHEDGMDNPDNPSSVVLSDEQLLEYLEKIENRTLNYLDTLTDDMLYEKPDNCPYTRMELVLRQFRHLSFHTGMLNGQTAIVTGEFPMWISETNQYVDDGKFFGRYRYRNYKPKKNDIYTIRKLCDKILEKVQIGS comes from the coding sequence ATGAATGAACTATGTATGATAATTAAAGATGCTGTAAAGCCTAATTTTATTAATATTAGAACATCTATTCAAACATATAACCGTGATGATCTTTGTTGTGGTCGTCCTTGTTGGAGATGGGCTTATCACGCACTTCATTCAGCTGATAAATGGTTCATAAATCCTTTTGACTACAATGAACCTGAGTTTCATGAAGATGGTATGGATAATCCTGATAATCCTAGTTCTGTTGTACTTTCAGATGAGCAATTGCTAGAATACCTTGAAAAAATAGAAAACAGAACACTTAATTATCTGGATACACTCACAGATGATATGCTATACGAAAAACCAGATAACTGCCCATATACACGTATGGAACTTGTACTTCGTCAATTTAGACATTTGTCATTCCATACAGGAATGCTGAATGGACAGACTGCCATTGTAACTGGTGAATTTCCTATGTGGATATCTGAAACAAATCAATACGTTGACGATGGCAAATTCTTTGGTCGATATCGATATAGAAATTACAAACCTAAAAAAAATGATATCTATACTATACGAAAATTATGTGATAAGATATTAGAGAAAGTACAAATCGGAAGTTAG
- a CDS encoding LysR family transcriptional regulator, whose product MTIIQLKTFLEIASLGNFTLAAESLGYAQSTVTMQIKQLEEELGVELFDRLGKSVVLTVSGTRLIEYAEKIKQLEREILLDVPISDEPNGTLKIGVSETLCYNLFPQYLLAYKKKYPKVEIQLMFVTHDTFPEMLKKGTLDIVYTLNPLIVRDDLLLLYNKPENLSFFASPKNILASKNEIAEKDLDSIPLLLTPNNCNFHNMLITDLKKHDITPKIELETSSKEILKQFAINDLGVTFIPDMSAIDEMKSGKLVKLNWSGCSFPIYSQILIHKDKNVNNAMKEFVNIIDSSVYRE is encoded by the coding sequence ATGACAATAATTCAATTAAAAACATTTCTTGAAATAGCTAGTTTGGGAAATTTTACCTTAGCGGCAGAATCTCTCGGATATGCACAATCAACAGTCACTATGCAGATAAAGCAATTGGAAGAGGAACTAGGTGTTGAGCTATTCGACAGATTGGGGAAGTCTGTAGTATTAACAGTTTCAGGAACGAGACTGATAGAATATGCAGAAAAAATAAAACAGTTGGAGCGTGAAATTCTACTAGATGTCCCTATAAGTGATGAACCTAATGGAACTTTGAAAATAGGAGTATCAGAAACACTTTGTTATAACTTGTTTCCACAGTATTTACTAGCATATAAAAAGAAATATCCTAAGGTTGAAATTCAGCTTATGTTTGTCACACATGATACTTTTCCAGAAATGTTAAAAAAAGGGACTTTAGATATTGTATATACTTTAAATCCACTTATTGTAAGGGATGATTTATTATTGCTTTATAACAAACCCGAGAATCTAAGTTTTTTTGCAAGTCCGAAAAATATTCTTGCTTCTAAAAATGAAATTGCGGAGAAGGATTTAGACAGCATTCCATTATTATTAACTCCGAATAATTGCAATTTTCATAACATGCTAATTACAGATTTGAAGAAACATGATATTACTCCCAAAATTGAATTGGAGACAAGCAGTAAGGAAATATTAAAACAATTTGCGATAAATGATTTAGGGGTTACATTTATTCCGGATATGTCAGCAATAGATGAGATGAAAAGCGGAAAACTGGTAAAACTAAATTGGTCAGGTTGCTCGTTCCCAATTTATTCGCAGATACTAATACATAAGGATAAAAATGTGAATAATGCTATGAAAGAATTTGTGAATATTATTGATAGTAGTGTATATAGAGAATAA
- a CDS encoding DUF3881 family protein: protein MHNYLRSIGFKNLAKKKELDILIDDIIKNPDNKLITEDAKGNVFAELSKEYGEFIGIAVRGEYIEDEFQMDYYYPYFIGSGITTEEKVEIERRSDREAYAGICDELRIGVTLIFYLQNVIEYLQETGSIARKIPVNTTLSALSTSGKIVFPIYKNESQIKSGQNYNQKRSHLIAAARDGDEEAIESLTLEDIDTYSMISRRVMKEDILSIVDTYFMPYGIESDQYSIMGEILNFYTVENNMTSEKSYVMTIESNNLVFDVCINQEDLLGEPAIGRRFKGTIWMQGRINYHI, encoded by the coding sequence ATGCACAATTATTTGAGAAGTATTGGATTTAAGAATTTAGCAAAGAAAAAAGAACTGGATATTTTAATAGATGATATTATTAAAAACCCGGATAACAAATTGATTACTGAAGATGCAAAAGGAAATGTTTTTGCAGAATTAAGTAAGGAATATGGTGAATTTATTGGAATTGCAGTCCGTGGTGAATATATCGAAGATGAATTTCAAATGGATTACTACTATCCCTATTTTATAGGAAGCGGAATTACTACCGAGGAAAAGGTAGAGATAGAAAGACGTTCTGACAGAGAAGCCTATGCCGGAATTTGTGATGAATTGCGAATAGGGGTTACTTTGATTTTTTATTTGCAGAATGTAATTGAATATTTACAGGAAACCGGAAGTATTGCAAGAAAGATTCCGGTGAATACAACTTTGTCTGCATTGTCTACTAGTGGAAAGATTGTTTTTCCTATCTATAAGAATGAGTCTCAGATAAAAAGTGGCCAAAATTATAATCAGAAGAGAAGTCATCTGATTGCAGCTGCAAGAGATGGAGATGAGGAAGCAATAGAAAGTCTGACATTAGAAGACATTGATACCTATTCTATGATTTCCAGAAGAGTTATGAAAGAGGATATTCTGTCTATTGTAGATACCTACTTTATGCCTTATGGAATTGAAAGCGACCAGTATAGTATTATGGGAGAAATTTTGAATTTCTATACGGTCGAGAATAACATGACTTCAGAGAAAAGTTATGTTATGACAATAGAAAGTAATAATCTGGTTTTTGATGTGTGCATCAATCAGGAAGATTTGTTAGGAGAACCTGCAATTGGACGCAGATTCAAGGGAACTATTTGGATGCAAGGCCGGATTAATTACCATATATAA
- a CDS encoding HD-GYP domain-containing protein: MKKYRVSELAGNEILAKSVYLENGQLLLEKGISLDESYKESLIALNIQDVFVQGPYEKYERPNFYLEREKIINFQKQLEEILSHHVYKENKKLKRLKTLAEEIAEEIFQVENKKLIDVVEHSGNLYEHIIFTTMWSLILAKEYGFAKEQSAHLALGGLLHDLGLCYINVNYRDCHMEEMTPLEIFELKKHTILAYTALEQETWIPEISKKMILSHHEKIDGSGYPLKQKNQELECKIIQICDAMDGSLCGMERQKVSVEKALEEISDSQKYDEEIVGILKAKIARYPVGTQLQLESGKKAIVVSQTENPFQPEIIELEEKDIHPKLLTENVIHIF; encoded by the coding sequence ATGAAAAAATACCGTGTATCAGAATTGGCTGGAAATGAGATACTCGCCAAATCTGTGTATTTGGAAAATGGTCAGCTTTTATTAGAAAAAGGAATCAGTTTAGATGAATCCTATAAAGAATCTTTGATTGCACTGAATATACAGGATGTTTTTGTTCAGGGTCCATATGAAAAATATGAAAGACCGAATTTTTATCTGGAACGGGAAAAAATAATAAATTTTCAGAAACAATTAGAAGAGATATTATCTCATCACGTGTATAAAGAAAATAAAAAATTAAAAAGATTAAAAACTCTTGCAGAAGAGATAGCAGAAGAGATCTTCCAGGTAGAAAATAAAAAACTAATTGATGTGGTAGAACATAGTGGAAATCTTTATGAACATATTATATTTACAACTATGTGGAGTCTTATTCTCGCAAAGGAATATGGATTTGCGAAAGAACAGTCAGCACATCTTGCTTTAGGTGGACTTTTACATGATTTGGGATTATGTTATATAAATGTAAACTATCGGGATTGTCATATGGAAGAAATGACACCTTTGGAAATTTTTGAGTTAAAGAAACATACCATTTTGGCATATACCGCCCTAGAGCAAGAGACATGGATTCCGGAAATTTCCAAAAAGATGATTTTATCACATCACGAAAAAATCGATGGAAGTGGTTATCCCTTAAAACAGAAAAATCAGGAACTGGAATGTAAAATCATACAAATATGCGATGCCATGGATGGTAGTTTGTGTGGTATGGAACGGCAAAAAGTTTCTGTGGAAAAAGCGTTGGAAGAAATAAGCGATAGCCAGAAATATGATGAGGAAATAGTAGGAATTTTAAAAGCCAAAATTGCCAGATATCCGGTGGGGACACAATTACAGTTAGAAAGCGGGAAAAAAGCAATAGTTGTTTCACAGACGGAAAATCCTTTTCAACCGGAAATAATAGAATTAGAGGAAAAGGATATCCACCCTAAATTATTGACAGAAAATGTAATCCACATATTTTAA
- a CDS encoding DUF4446 family protein has product MISEFLHLEFTADDFLLTFAIMAGVMLILLILVIVNMVKTSKIKKKYESFMVGKDAKSLEENLIKRIHQVEDLLVSEKRNEENIEKIFNNLKFTFQKVGMVKYDAFNEMGGKLSFSLALLDQKNDGFIINAMHSREGCYTYIKEIIDGNSVIVLAEEEKEALNIAMGVSEKKPE; this is encoded by the coding sequence ATGATATCAGAATTTTTACATTTAGAATTTACAGCAGATGATTTTTTACTTACTTTTGCGATTATGGCGGGTGTCATGTTGATATTACTTATTTTAGTAATTGTCAACATGGTAAAGACAAGTAAGATAAAGAAAAAGTATGAATCTTTTATGGTAGGAAAAGATGCAAAATCATTAGAAGAAAATCTTATAAAAAGAATTCACCAGGTAGAAGATTTGTTAGTATCTGAAAAAAGAAACGAAGAAAATATTGAAAAAATATTTAATAATTTGAAGTTTACCTTCCAGAAGGTTGGAATGGTAAAATATGATGCTTTTAATGAAATGGGGGGAAAACTTAGTTTTTCTTTGGCGTTATTAGATCAGAAAAATGATGGATTCATTATCAATGCAATGCATAGTAGAGAAGGCTGTTATACTTATATCAAAGAAATTATTGATGGAAATTCTGTTATTGTTTTAGCAGAAGAAGAAAAAGAAGCATTGAATATCGCAATGGGAGTAAGTGAAAAGAAGCCGGAATAA